TTCTGGAGATATTTCTGTCGCAATTCCCCTACCTCATCCATTAGTTTTTGGAACGCTGACTGCTCCTTGGTTTGCGCAACCTCTGCTGAGCgacgatcagcaacagcaataaagGTTGGAGAACTAACACTGTTTCGTGGAACACTATTTTGGAGGCTATCGTCGCAGTAGTGCACGGGTCGCTCACCAAACGAGTACACTCGCAGGAAAGCTTCTAAATCACGGCGTACGTAAAACACTTTCGTAGGAATTTGACCGTGAAGACACTCTTCTCGTAGCAGTAGTTGCCACGAGAGCTGAAGTAATGAGCTTGCAATGTCAGACATTAGATGGCCCCAAGCACAAGGACATGGCCACTTGATACTGAAAATACTCCACAGCCTTTGGAACAATGCGGTTCGCGATGCCCCACGCTGTACCCGGAACGCTTCGTACTGATTAAGATAGTCGATTAAGAGCGATTCGACCACTTTCAAATCCGCctcgttgttggttgttttaaGCTGCTTTGTGCGAGCTAGCCGTTGTTTGAGAGTACTTGATAACGGCAACAGCCGCACCGCATTGAAAAGCGCCGTTAGCGTTACGCGGCGCTGAGGGTTGCGCCAATCTTGCGGGAAGCATAACGGTTCGGGCAAGGGATGCATCGTACGCATGCTGGCCTTTTCATCAGAGGGAAGGCAACGGAGTGTGTAAAATTCCTCTCCTACCTGGTACAACTCATACAAATTTTGGTCAACCAGTGTGCTTAATTTGTCGAGCGTTTCGTTATACTCATTGACAATCAGATCTGCTACATCCGAAGATTGCGGTATTCTTACGTTTGCTGTCACGTTCAGATGCGTGCTTGATCCACGTCGAATCCATAATTCGTCACCGATGCAGCGCATCAGAAAGTCCCACGTGTCTTCCATCTGTATGTACTTTCCTTCAGAGCATATGCGTTGTCGTTCCTTGCAGTAATGGTCCGCCAAATAGTGCAGAGCAAGATTGAGTGCCTCAGTGGTCTGCAGGCTGTTACCTTCGTGCCATGTGAATACCTTCCAATGAGGCGGTGTATCGTGATGACCAATAAGGTTGCGCAACTGTTGTTCACAGTCCGTACCAGGTATACATTTGGAACCACAATGAACAATAATCGCAATCGGTGGAGGGTTTGTGCCCAGCGGTGGATTCTTGTAGGCCGAGCTTTCGAGAAGGGCTCGTAGGCGCTGACCAAACGATTTAATGCCATTCTGTTGCAGCAAGAAAACCACCCCGTTGGTTCGATTCTGTGGACCATCTACCTTCTGGAAACATTTGCCACGCGCCACACGAAGACACACTGCAGCCCGAGGAGGTTCAAATGGTTTACTGGGTTTACCGGCAGCTAGAAACAAGTGCCCGCTGGCCTCCTTCGGACGTTCCTCGGTCACATTTGAAAGGCTTTCGCGCAACCATCGAACGACATAGTCACCGAATGCTACTGGAGGTTCATCGTGACCGGTCGGTAGTGAGACTATCACCTTCCAATAGTATGGCCAGCCAGTGATTTCTTTGCCGGTGATCTGCTCTAATATGGCAAGCGGATCGATAGTCTTCTTGCTTATTGTGCCATGTGGGTATTTTGTTGCGTCGAATTTTCGATGAAGGGAAAGGGATTGTTGAATACGATCAAATTTGATCAGATCAGTTGAATTGATCATCTTTGGAACCGGCACGGATGACATCAATTGGCGTAACTTGCGTGACCTATCAGCGAATTGTTTCCAGTGCCCAACGTATTTCTTCGTTAGCTGAGctactcgtgctgctgctttacggCGCTGCTCCTCTGTATTTGCAGTACTATCCGATTCCTTGATCTTTTTTGGTTTCACGGTCATCTGTTTGACagcacctgttgctgctgcagtaggcTTTTCAACTGGTTCCGGCGTTCGCTCTCCTTTAAGCAAGCTGCTGTTCGGTGACACTCTATCGCCGTGTCGGTCTTGTATCAAACTGATCGGTCGATCTTTCTGCTTGTTGTTTAGCAACTCAGCATAAGGCTTTTCGGCCGAAGGGGATTGACGCGTGGATAAATCGGAATGTACGGATGACACACTTGGCGTGATATTCAATGGCACATCCGGAATGGGTAGTTGCAATGGCAGTTTTTTGGGCAATTTTGGCTGAGAAAGCCACTCTGGAACCTGAGATTGTAGGAGACGCTTTTTTGACGACTGTTGCTGCAATTCCTGCCATTCCTGAGGTTGTGATTGTTCAATTTGACGCAGTCCCTGTTGTGGCTGttccactgctgttgctggtttgtatggctgttgttgctgactgTGCTGTTGTACTTCCTTCAGTTCTCGCTGTAATTTTTGATGTGTTTCCTGATGTTCATCTTTTCGCTCTAACTGTGGTTTGATAAACGAAAAGCCCTGATTCGCTTGCTGTTGAATTTGCTGGTTTGAAggtttcgtttcaatttcctGCCACGGGAACAGGGGCACTTTTGGCACAGGAACCTCTACCTTTTGCTCTAGGGATTTCGTTGCTCCAAAGAACGTACGTTTTCGGCCTGCCGTTGTTATGGAAACATCTGGAGGGGGACTTTCGTAGTGCTTAGTAACGGCACTATAGCTATCATTGGAATCGTTCTGGGATTGTGGACCATCAAGAACTCCTTTTACTAGTGATGGTTGAGTGTTAGTATCGGTTTGTTTTGCAGAGGCTACAGAGACATTTGGTTCATTTGGCGCAGGCACTTCCGGCAGGTCAACCATTGGCTCTTCCGATATCATTTCTTCCTCGTCCGCTTCATCGATCATCTCATCTTCGTCAATCATCTCTTCTTCGTTTatctcctcttcttcatttatctcctcttcgtcgttcatctcctcttcttcgtacatatcctcttcgtcgtccgTCGTAGCAGTAGGATTTATGttatcaacagcatcatcgttctcttcgttttcttcttcctccttttcttccaaTTCGTCGTTGAACAAGAGTTCCATTCGCAGATATCCCGCTTCATCGAAACTATCGTGCACAGGCTGCTCAGGGTACTTAAGGATCCATTGAGCTAACGGTTCTCCGCAAATCGCATCGCCAATCGAAGTGACTAACTTACTTTCCACTAGCTTCAGCTCACGGCGCCCAGGATATGGTGCTTCCGGTTGATAGTTGTGTCTACTTTCAAACATCACCAACCGTTTCTCGCGATTGCACATGTTACCGTAATGCtcgcaaaacgaaaccatatcgttttcgctttcgaaTGCCAACATTTGCACCAGATATTCGAAGGGAAAACTGGCCATACTGCGCACCGCATAGCTCTTCCGCAAGCACTCGATCGCTTTCAGGCGTATTTGTGTGAAGTAACGAATTAGCAGGCAAGCATTCATATAATTTGCACCACGCACAAGCTGGAAAAATTTCCTGTAATTGTTTTGATCCAGCGCAAAGAACACGTTCATCGCAAACTTTACTTCCGGCGACTCCATTATTCCGTGCGCGACGTATTTGTGTAGATCCGAACAGAAGTTACCGTTATTCAAGTTCAACAGTATCATATAGGCCTGAAATTCCGCTTCTCGTGGACACTGTTTACCTTGCTCGGCCATATCGGTGTACATGTACTTGAGCGTTTGCAAGCACTTGGTCATGTTTTCGGTATTGATCTTTTGATCAAACACTGATGGGTCTTCCGTGACGAGCCGGGCGGCACAGTGGATGTGAAAGC
This sequence is a window from Anopheles darlingi chromosome 3, idAnoDarlMG_H_01, whole genome shotgun sequence. Protein-coding genes within it:
- the LOC125958258 gene encoding uncharacterized protein LOC125958258; the encoded protein is MHVFKAEAYADPEATSYNGRIGAIKDLKSNRQRVRRGPINTRSGSTGPRNWLLRKGMAEDDRISVAVAELEAAARTPATTAEERYRVLETKDRYLRLTNQRTTDIREAKNIVGTCPDKCPEKERYMREWKGMIPSFEKLGHGMLINHEKAIKQFSRSSADQELPLPHELRTEQALGRTMRFLLVHLADECTASNVSDWFHYIWDRTRGIRKDITQQDLCTLGVIELMEQCTRFHIHCAARLVTEDPSVFDQKINTENMTKCLQTLKYMYTDMAEQGKQCPREAEFQAYMILLNLNNGNFCSDLHKYVAHGIMESPEVKFAMNVFFALDQNNYRKFFQLVRGANYMNACLLIRYFTQIRLKAIECLRKSYAVRSMASFPFEYLVQMLAFESENDMVSFCEHYGNMCNREKRLVMFESRHNYQPEAPYPGRRELKLVESKLVTSIGDAICGEPLAQWILKYPEQPVHDSFDEAGYLRMELLFNDELEEKEEEENEENDDAVDNINPTATTDDEEDMYEEEEMNDEEEINEEEEINEEEMIDEDEMIDEADEEEMISEEPMVDLPEVPAPNEPNVSVASAKQTDTNTQPSLVKGVLDGPQSQNDSNDSYSAVTKHYESPPPDVSITTAGRKRTFFGATKSLEQKVEVPVPKVPLFPWQEIETKPSNQQIQQQANQGFSFIKPQLERKDEHQETHQKLQRELKEVQQHSQQQQPYKPATAVEQPQQGLRQIEQSQPQEWQELQQQSSKKRLLQSQVPEWLSQPKLPKKLPLQLPIPDVPLNITPSVSSVHSDLSTRQSPSAEKPYAELLNNKQKDRPISLIQDRHGDRVSPNSSLLKGERTPEPVEKPTAAATGAVKQMTVKPKKIKESDSTANTEEQRRKAAARVAQLTKKYVGHWKQFADRSRKLRQLMSSVPVPKMINSTDLIKFDRIQQSLSLHRKFDATKYPHGTISKKTIDPLAILEQITGKEITGWPYYWKVIVSLPTGHDEPPVAFGDYVVRWLRESLSNVTEERPKEASGHLFLAAGKPSKPFEPPRAAVCLRVARGKCFQKVDGPQNRTNGVVFLLQQNGIKSFGQRLRALLESSAYKNPPLGTNPPPIAIIVHCGSKCIPGTDCEQQLRNLIGHHDTPPHWKVFTWHEGNSLQTTEALNLALHYLADHYCKERQRICSEGKYIQMEDTWDFLMRCIGDELWIRRGSSTHLNVTANVRIPQSSDVADLIVNEYNETLDKLSTLVDQNLYELYQVGEEFYTLRCLPSDEKASMRTMHPLPEPLCFPQDWRNPQRRVTLTALFNAVRLLPLSSTLKQRLARTKQLKTTNNEADLKVVESLLIDYLNQYEAFRVQRGASRTALFQRLWSIFSIKWPCPCAWGHLMSDIASSLLQLSWQLLLREECLHGQIPTKVFYVRRDLEAFLRVYSFGERPVHYCDDSLQNSVPRNSVSSPTFIAVADRRSAEVAQTKEQSAFQKLMDEVGELRQKYLQKAYPNIYKENEESWNAASDEQSDLFMNRKRRRLSEDDYDGEPDGEPDGEPDGDSANDQQQSLFEEKPEKVKIKDRWLGTIAEGLFRDELTEEERQERQRCAARHYNALTKQSPYRTPKPSSQ